Proteins encoded together in one Solanum lycopersicum chromosome 7, SLM_r2.1 window:
- the LOC138337525 gene encoding uncharacterized protein, whose protein sequence is MDPLKYIFQKAMPTGKLAKWQMLLSEFDIVYVTQKAIKAQDLVDQLAENPVDEEYEPLKNYFHDEEVSFVGEDISEAYPGWILLFDGEVNHQGKGIGAVLVSKSIQHYPMAAKIWFNCTNNTAEHEACVLGLKVAIDMNVHELLIIGDSNLLIHQIKFKHTLRIQNELVDVFATIASMIKHPDTDYIDPLDIELKEYPVHYSHVEAEPDGLTWYFDIKSYLETGNFPEDATSNQKKSIRRTDLNFFLTGEILCKRTPGLGFLRCVDVIEAAKHIEKIHAGVCGTHMNGLTLARKIFRADCRE, encoded by the exons ATGGACCCGCTGAAGTATATCTTCCAGAAGGCGATGCCGACCGGAAAATTAGCTAAGTGGCAAAtgctgttgagtgagtttgatattgtgtatgtgactcagaagGCGATAAAAGCACAGGATTTGGTTGATCAGCTTGCAGAAAATCccgttgatgaagagtatgaaccacttaagaattattttcacgacgaagaagtgtcatttgtgggtgaagatatttctgaagcATATCCAGGTTGGATACTACTTTTTGATGGAGAGGTAAATCATCAAGGGAAAGGTATTGGGGCGGTCTTAGTATCGAAATCTATTCAGCACTATCCCATGGCAGCTAAGATCTGGTTTAATTGCACGAACAACACGGCTGAGCATGAAGCTTGTGTTCTTGGTTTGAAAGTGGCCATTGACATGAATGTGCACGAGCTATTAATTATTGGAGACTCGAATCTTCTAattcatcag atcaagttcaaacaTACTCTCAGAATACAAAATGAGTTGGTTGATGTTTTCGCCACCATTGCTTCTATGATTAAACATCCGGATACTGATTATATCGATCCTCTagatatagagttgaaagaatatCCGGTACATTATTCACATGTTGAAGCAGAACCAGATGGTCTTACatggtattttgatataaagagTTACTTAGAGACCGGAAATTTTCCTGAAGATGCCACATCCAACCAAAAGAAGTCGATACGCCGTACGGATCTTAATTTCTTTCTGACTGGAGAAATCCTTTGTAAGAGGACTCCAGGTTTGGGTTTTCTAAGATGTGTCGATGTTATTGAAGCTGCGAAACATATTGAAaagatacatgctggagtttgtGGCACGCATATGAATGGGCTAACTTTGGCAAGAAAGATCTTTCGAGCCGACTGTCGAGAATGA